From Paenibacillus graminis:
GGAAAAAAGACGGCGTTGAATCGTGCGGTGCTTACGGCTTGGAATGATTGAGTTCGCTTGCTTCTCTTCCATGCAGTGCGATAATTTTATCGGTATCGTATTCCCGGTCGGCCATGACGTTTTTGCCTTCGGCGTCCATTTTTCTTCAGGATTTCAAAATTAAGTGAACGAACCATGTTTAACGCTTTTCTATGGATCGCTCGAAGTGGTGCTGCTTGGCGCGAGTTACCGGAGGAACGCTATAGGACACGAAGTGAATCAGCACATCGGCGTCAGTCGTGGCGGAAAGACAACCAAACTTCATACCGTCGTCGATGGATTAGGAAATCCCCTCGCTTTTCTTCTGACGGGTGGTCAAGTCTACGATTCTGTTCCAGCGATCGATTTACTTCAGAAGCTTGATATTACAGGAAGTCATATTCTTGGCGACAAAGCCTATGGCTCCGAAGCGATTCGAAATTGGATTACAGCTAAGCAGGCATCCTACACCATCCCGCCTAAAGCAAATAGTCAAAACCCGTGGAAAGTCGATTGGTATCGGTACAAAGAACGCCACTTAGTGGAGTGCTTTTTCAATAAAATCAAACACTTTCGCCGTGTGGCTACTCGTTACGACAAGTTGGCCAAGTCATTCTTGGCGTTTGTATTCGTAGCTGCCATCTTCAAATTGGCTCAATGAGGAGTTTTCAGACACGACCTAAATAAAGAAACGAAAATTGTAATAATTATACTGATCGAAAAAATCCTTTTCATAGTACTAATCTCCCCTCTATACTTTCGAACGATTGACTTCTTTTCTTATTTTTATGAGATAATATATAGTCAAAATAAACTGGATTACTAAAATGCTCCCAGGGAGCAGAATAAACATTTCAGCATAATATTTTGGGAAAAATTCAATAGAAACAACAACCCCATACTCACTATCTCCAACATCTTGTATTGCTTTGAAAAATAAAATGAGTAAACAGCTTGGGATCGTAGTTACCAAAAACCAGTTGACATGGTATTTTAACCTCTTAGTCCTTATGAATAAAAAAGAATTAATAAAACATAATAATAGCGGTACAAAGTATACCTTAAATGAGTATTTTAATAACTCTGTTCCCCATCCCTCTATCCTTATTTTTAAGAAATAGATTAAGATCAGATGTAGTCCAACAGCCAATAGTACATAAAGAATGGCTTGAAGTACTGTCTTTATCGATTTCATCTTTCGCCCCCCCTTTTTTGCTACTCTTTTACTTAATACTCGTTTGATATTCATCATCTTTCACCGAGTTTATTTTCCCTACCTCACAAGCCCTGATACTACGCTTGAATTTCCATGTAATTTGAACATAAATACTAAATACCCTTTTAATGCAATCATCGGGAATTTGAAGGCGAAAATGAATAGTAACCCCTATCACCCGAGTCAAAATTAGAATTTTTTTGAACTGATTTAAAGTTTATGAGCCTAGAACAAAGTAGAACCTCTTTATTGGACCTTTTGAGTTCAGATTACACAAATAAATTCCAAGAAATGCTGTACAGATCGTAAAGCTTAAAGTATGACCTCGACCTCCGGATTCAGCGCAGCAAGCGGTTCAAGCAGCTGCTGCGCTTCCGCGCGCGGTACGGCCACCTGACCTTCCTGAACCGTCCGCTGCGCAATAAATGGACCGTGTACCAGACCTTCTCGGTAGCATATGCCGGAAACCTTGTTATATCAGTCTTCCGCCAATCTGCACCGGATACTGAAATCCAGTCCGGTCGTCTATGTCAAGCCAGCCAGCTGTCCTAAAATAATAAAAAAGTGTTAGACTCGGAAAATAAAGTTGTAGACTGAGAAAATAAAGTATTAGACTGGCGGGCGCTTCATTAAGCTTATGGGCAGTTTAGTGAAACCACACAGTTTAACGAACGTAATCATTATTAAATTTTCCAATATGCACATCCGGAGGTGAACTTGACTGGAGCATTTTTATGACTTGGTTCAATTGGCATTCTCGATTATTCTCATCTCTTCCTTAGTGTTACTTCCTTTCACCCACATTTCTTTACAAAAGGTACACCGGGGTCATGAAATTGCTGCAGTCGATTCAACTTGGTTTGTGGCCGTCAGGCTGTCGCAACCGAGCAGCATTCAGCGGTGGATAGTGCGTATCGCCAGACGAAGAGAAGCACCTGATGAAGAGGACAATGGTCTTTCCCCACATTGAATTCCATACTTTCAATTAGGGAGGACTATGATGAAAAGGTTTTTGTTGCTCCAAAAATGGGCCAAGCCCATTCTCGTCTTGTTGATTGTGTTCTGTGAAAATAAAGTGTTAGACTGAAAAATAAAGCATTAGACCTTGAAAATAAAGTTGTAGACTGGAAGCCGGCATTAGCCAACGGGCAGGATAACGCAACCATTAGATGAACTTATGGTTCTCATATGATAAAATCGAGCGGAGATTCACTTCGCAGACAACTGGTGGCACTACGCGCCGAATGGAACTTGGTACTAAAAGGAGGGGCAGGACACATGCGAGATGAACAGGAAATATTCGCGGGCAAAGGATATAACAGGTCGTACGCAATTGCTACGGGTCTGCCGATTTTGAATATTAGGGGTAGTATATCGCATGAAAGTACCGGCCAACTACCGTTTCCTTGGGTGCCGACGGGCATCAAGATTGATAAAGAACATATGTTGGATACCGTAATGAAGCAGAAGTCACTCGAGGATTTGTTCAATATGCAATTCAGTAAGGAGGAAATGACCGACCGCAAATTGGTTGTAGGCTGTTATGAATACAAGAATCCGAAGGACAAGGATCAAATAACGCTATATGCCCTGGTTGGGTTGAAGGAATTTCTCGCGAGATACGGCGATGAGCGGGCATTGGAGATTCAGATGCGGGTTGGCTGCGCATACGGGAAGATTATGGAGGAATGCGATGAAGCCATTGAAGAACACTATGCAGTGTTGCGCCATGCACAGCATTTGAAGAATCTGAGGGACAAATATGACGTTGTTTACGAATGGGTTGAAGAGGAAGGGCAAAATACGTACATTATCAGATACACCAAGTCGGGGTATAAGAAGATTGAAGCTAAATCACTCGTAGAGTTGAACAAACTCTACGATGAGCAACGGAAGAAGGATGCAAAGAAGACGTTCTCGACTCTGGAGCCGTTAGAAGCATTCATGCAAGCATAAGAAAACCGCCCCTGGGCGGTTTTTCAACATTTCATCGAACGAAGATTCGAGGAATATCCAGCGATAGAGAGGATTCTCGGCAAGTCGCATCGGAAAGTGCTGACCCGTACGCCAGAGTGGTCGAATTAACAGAGAACGTTAGTTCAATAAACCAGCGGCAGTCTAGGACTTTATTTTCAGATCCTTGACTGCCGCTGGTTTTATATATTTAGGTCAGTCTAAAACTTATTATTCCAAGTCTGACGATTTAGCAATTCAGAATCAGCTTAGGACCAACAAATCCGGTCTAGATCTTTATTTTCATCGGACACCAGCGGAACAGGCGGGCGCGGCATCCTACGGATTGAGCGGCTGAAGGAAGGCAAGTCTCTCTACGATATTCAGGGACGCCGCCAGAGCCGGGAGATCATCGCTCCCCGCAAAGTCACGCTCACCCGCCTTGAGTCCATTGTGCGCCAGTGGTGCCTCGGCGGACGGTTCCTGGTACAGCAGGCATCCCGCTGCGCCTGCCCAGCGGACACTACCACGACTACCGTATGCTTGTGCAAAAAAACGGCCAGGGCGTGTGGGAGCTGACCGGCATGGCCGGCCGCGTAGGCGCCGCCCGCAGCGTCACCTCTAATCTGCACGGCGGCGGCCACGCCATCCGCGCTGAGATTCTTCTGAAGCAATGGCTCGGCAGTCAGGAAAAGGCCGAAAAAGCGATGAAGACCGCCGAGAAGCTGGGCCTCGACGCCGCAGCTTATCTTGAGGACAGCTTCGGTACCCTCTGCGAGCTGGCCCTGGCCCTCGCCATTAACCGCGAGGGCCAGATCTACGTGCTGGAGGTCAACCCCAAGCCGCCCGCGAGGTCTTCGCCCGCTCCGGCGACAGTAGCACCTACCGCAAGGCGCTGATGCGCCCGCTGGAGTATGCGATGTGGGTGTATAAGAACAAGAATACACCGAGTGCTGTGAAGGTGGTTGAGGAGTAGAGAGTTGGTACGCGAAATAAACAACCGCCCCTCTGCATATAGAGGGGCGGTTATTGCGTCGATAGTTTTGCTCGGCGTCAATCTATGACAGCTTTAAAGAAATTTTAAATTAACCATCTTAATAAATGATCATAATGGTAAGCAACCATTTGTATAGGTGCTTATAATCGGCGTGTGAAATAATAAAACATCATCAATAGGGAGAACTTCAATCTCTACTGACTTTAAGCTGTTTTTAAGATCAACAATTTCAATGGACAACTTCTGTTTACCTGGCACAGTAAAAGTTAATGGAATTTCTGCAATGCCGTCATGAAATTGATCATCAATTACCGTTGTGCCAGTGTAGCTGAGAGTTCTACATCTCCGAATCTTCCGGAAGATACAGTATCCGATACTCCATACCCGGACAATTTCACTTTTGCAATTCCATTTAGTAAATCATTGTCAACACCATCAACGCCATAGACATTACCATAAACGCTTAATTTAACAGTCGTAGGCTCACCGGCTTTAATAGTTGATTGGCTTAATCAATAGAATTAGTCAATGAACTTTTAAACTTAAACGAAAACATACTAGAAATTTACATCAAACCTGTATTTGACCATTCTGACCAAAAACTTTCATCTTTTACCCTTACCTTTACCTGCAGGGGCTCAAATGTTGGGAGTTTCACACTAGAAAACCATGTTCCTGCTGTTGTTGTTAGACTAGTTTTAACTTCCCTCGAATCAGACACTATGCCCCCGACTCATCAAGTACCTGTACTTGGTATGCCGTGAACTTGGTTAGCTCCGCATCCTTCTGATTCCATGAAATCGATGGATTGCTTACATTGGTCTCAGATGGATTCTCTTGCGTACCCAGTAGGTAGGTCAGGGTCCACCGGTGCCCGATTCTCTTGCACCTGTACTGGAACCAGTCGCTGTGCTGTGGTTCCATCCCCTAGCTGTCCCTCATCGTTACCTCCCCATGTCCAAACACTTCCATCGGTTTTCGAGGCTATCCCAACCTTCTCTCCCCCTGCTACAGAACTCGCCCCACTTAACCCCGTCCAATGTGGGAGTAACTGGGTATGACATCTATCTTGGAACTAAGCTAATAGACACTACTACTTTAAATGAATACACGTATACCGGTGCTCGCGGTGATACCTTAGATCAAGGATTTGTCGCTCAAGCATTTAAATATAGTGGAACAAGGATTATCACTCCAGTTAAAGTCTATGATCCTGACAATGAATTTGATGAAGAGTACTTTGAATTCGGCTTATTTATGAGCCGCCGTGAGTATAAAACTATTAATCGCAGGCAACAGGCCGGAAGATTACAGTCAGTTAAAGCAGGGAATTTCATTGGAAATACTCCTCCTTATGGATACATAAAGATACGCTTGGAGGATCAGTCCTGTAGTCTGAAACCTCACATGGATCAATCTCCTGTCGTTAAAATGATTTATGATATGTACACTACTCAAAACTTGGGCATGAAAAGTATTGCAACAAAGCTTAACTTGCTGGGTGTACCTACACAGCAAGGTTCTTTGTGGACTAGACCGACAATAAGTAACATATTGCAGAATCCTATTTATGTTGGGGATATTGTTTGGAACCGTCGCCCCGTGAAAAAAACTCGTAAAAATGGTAAAATTATCAAAACTCGCCCTGGATTATCTGAAGATCAGTGGACTAGAGTCTCTGGAAAGCACGAGGCCCTCATATCTACACAGACCTGGGAAAAAGCGCGACAGATTTTAAAAAGAAGATATCATGTCCCGGCACCTTCAGGAATTATAACCAGTTCCTTGGCTGTCCTTGTTAAATGTGGCCAATGTGGCCGGGCAATGATACGACGCCCTTATTCTAAAACTGAGCCATTTCTTGTTTGTAATACGCCGATGTGTAAACAAGTCACCTCACAATTCTCCCTTGTAGAAGATCGTATTTTGGAAGGACTTCGAATATGGATCAACCAGTATAAGGCAAAATGGATTGAGAACATCCCTGTTCGGACTGGAGAGGCTGAAGAAATAATCATGGCAAAGCAACAAATGGTCAATGAGCTAACTAAAAAGGTTAGTGAACCGAGGCAACAATCCAGTGCACTTCATGATCTGTTAGAGCGCAGAGTTTATAGTATTGAAGTGTTTTTGGAACAATCTCAGAATCTGTCTGAACGCATTGCTGAAGCTGAGAGAGGATTACTCTCTGCGCAGCATGATTTAAAAATAGAGGAACATCGTAAAGAGGCAGAGGTAGGGATAATCCCACAAGTGGAGCATGTGCTTGATGTTTACAACAAAATAGATGATGCAGCGAAACGGAACGCCCTTCTTAAGTCGGTGCTGCAAGTTGCTGTTTACAATAAAGAGAAGCGTGGCCATTGGACGAAACCAGAAACATTGAAGAAATTCGACCTCAAATTGTATCCAAAATTGCCGGAAGTTTGAGGTAGTAATCATAACTTACAACCTCAATGCGCTGTCCCATTGGCACAGCCCGTAACCAGAACAAGCATCAGAATGATAAGTCCCAGGATGCTGAATTGTCTCCACTTCAATGCCGTTATCCCATTCTCTAGCACAAAGCTTTTGCTTAAATGCAAGTATTACCTTCACAGATTGATATACCGAGTGTACCATATGCCGACGCTGTCCGTAATTAAAGGGATGAAATCATAATAACTTAAGGCATCATCCTTTGAAGGGTCCTGCTCAAAATAAAAACCTACAGATGTAATTATCTGTAGGCGTCCGTCCTGAGAGAAATGCAATTGACCAGATTTATTTGTTTACCCGCCAGCTGACCAGCCTGTTTACGACAATCAGTGAAATCATGCTGAAGACCAGCATGACGGCACAATCCAGCATAACCCCTTTGGACCAGCCGACCGTCAGAATGGAACGCATGGCATCCGCAGCGTAGGTTGTCGGCAGCACATAAGATATCCATTGCAGCGGCACAGGAAGCTGATCAATGCTCACCATGACCGGAGACAGAAAAGAGATGATCATCATCAAGGCCTGGCAGAGCATGTTGGTGAATTGGAATGTGGGCGACCAGAATCCAAGAAGTATTCCAATGCCTACAACACTGGTCAGGCTTAGGATGACGACGACGGGTAGCCCCGGCGAATAATGAAGCTGAACACCGTACATCCACTGGCCGAGCGATCCCAAAATAAGAAAGGAGGGTAGTGTGTTCATAAGCCCCCGCAGCATGTTGGCGAGTACAAAGTTATTTTTGGATATGGGGAGAGACGCATAAAAGGTAAAATGATCCTGATGCTTCTGCAAGGCAATTTCCTGCCCCAGTCCATTCATCCCCATCACGATAATTCCGAACACCAGATTTCCTGCAATAATCTGCACAACCATTTCATCAGTCGGGTTTACCGTATAAAACCGCATGAAAAGCAGGGTCGTAAGCGGGTACAGCGTCGCCATCAGGATGACCCATGCCCAACTGTCCCTGACAATCGCGAACTGAATCCGGAACAAAATGGAGATTTCCGTCCACCAGCGTTCCCATCGGCCCCTCTTTCTCAGCGGCTGCAGCCCGATCGGATTCATAAAGGTGCTCATGCCCCCATCACCTCTTTGGCCGCTTGATCGATATGGAAATATACATCCTCCAGACTTGGAGGCAGGACGGCATATTCCTCTATTTTCAGGTCGCGGCGTGAGATGATTCTGTCCAGAACATTGCCCGCCTGGGCTTTGTCCACCAGCAGGCAGATCCGGTTTTCACCGCTTCTCTGGAGAATCCCCCATTCAGCCAATTCCTTTTCAACCTCTTCCCTCTGGCCGAATGCCGTCTGGATTTCAAATTTCAGCCGCTGATCCACGCGCTGCTTCAGATTAACCACACTATCAATCGCCAGCAGCTTTCCGTGATTGATCACCGCGACCCGGTCAACCACATGCTCTGCTTCGAGAACATTATGGGTAACCAGGATGACAGTAGCGCCATTACGGTTATGCTCCTGGATGAGATCCCACACCAATCTCCGCTTTGTCGGATCAAGCTCATTGGTGGGTTCATCCAGGATCAGCACCGGCGAGTGGCCGATCAGCGCCGTGCCGATGCCAACCATCCGCTTCTGTCCGCCGGAGAGCCGTTTTAGTGATTTGTTCCGGAGTTCTGTCATTTCGAACCGCTCCAACAATTCCGCAGCTTCCCGCTCTGCCGATTTCTTCTGCATCCCGCGAAGCTGCCCTGTAAATACAAGCGCTTCCATCGCAGTTAATGCAGATAACGCATGAGGCTCCTGCGCGTAGTAAGACACCTCGCTTGCTACCACACGTGTTTGTTTGTACACATCTAGCCCATTGTATAAC
This genomic window contains:
- a CDS encoding YheC/YheD family protein, with product MLVQKNGQGVWELTGMAGRVGAARSVTSNLHGGGHAIRAEILLKQWLGSQEKAEKAMKTAEKLGLDAAAYLEDSFGTLCELALALAINREGQIYVLEVNPKPPARSSPAPATVAPTARR
- a CDS encoding ABC transporter permease — translated: MSTFMNPIGLQPLRKRGRWERWWTEISILFRIQFAIVRDSWAWVILMATLYPLTTLLFMRFYTVNPTDEMVVQIIAGNLVFGIIVMGMNGLGQEIALQKHQDHFTFYASLPISKNNFVLANMLRGLMNTLPSFLILGSLGQWMYGVQLHYSPGLPVVVILSLTSVVGIGILLGFWSPTFQFTNMLCQALMMIISFLSPVMVSIDQLPVPLQWISYVLPTTYAADAMRSILTVGWSKGVMLDCAVMLVFSMISLIVVNRLVSWRVNK
- a CDS encoding ABC transporter ATP-binding protein, translating into MDSWIYEVECVNMVYKKGKIKANDDISFLIQRGEILGVLGPNGAGKSTLIKQLVGHLKPTEGQVLYNGLDVYKQTRVVASEVSYYAQEPHALSALTAMEALVFTGQLRGMQKKSAEREAAELLERFEMTELRNKSLKRLSGGQKRMVGIGTALIGHSPVLILDEPTNELDPTKRRLVWDLIQEHNRNGATVILVTHNVLEAEHVVDRVAVINHGKLLAIDSVVNLKQRVDQRLKFEIQTAFGQREEVEKELAEWGILQRSGENRICLLVDKAQAGNVLDRIISRRDLKIEEYAVLPPSLEDVYFHIDQAAKEVMGA
- a CDS encoding IS5 family transposase, translated to MNQHIGVSRGGKTTKLHTVVDGLGNPLAFLLTGGQVYDSVPAIDLLQKLDITGSHILGDKAYGSEAIRNWITAKQASYTIPPKANSQNPWKVDWYRYKERHLVECFFNKIKHFRRVATRYDKLAKSFLAFVFVAAIFKLAQ
- a CDS encoding recombinase family protein; this encodes MLWFHPLAVPHRYLPMSKHFHRFSRLSQPSLPLLQNSPHLTPSNVGVTGYDIYLGTKLIDTTTLNEYTYTGARGDTLDQGFVAQAFKYSGTRIITPVKVYDPDNEFDEEYFEFGLFMSRREYKTINRRQQAGRLQSVKAGNFIGNTPPYGYIKIRLEDQSCSLKPHMDQSPVVKMIYDMYTTQNLGMKSIATKLNLLGVPTQQGSLWTRPTISNILQNPIYVGDIVWNRRPVKKTRKNGKIIKTRPGLSEDQWTRVSGKHEALISTQTWEKARQILKRRYHVPAPSGIITSSLAVLVKCGQCGRAMIRRPYSKTEPFLVCNTPMCKQVTSQFSLVEDRILEGLRIWINQYKAKWIENIPVRTGEAEEIIMAKQQMVNELTKKVSEPRQQSSALHDLLERRVYSIEVFLEQSQNLSERIAEAERGLLSAQHDLKIEEHRKEAEVGIIPQVEHVLDVYNKIDDAAKRNALLKSVLQVAVYNKEKRGHWTKPETLKKFDLKLYPKLPEV
- a CDS encoding RCC1 domain-containing protein codes for the protein MASKTDGSVWTWGGNDEGQLGDGTTAQRLVPVQVQENRAPVDPDLPTGYARESI